In Primulina eburnea isolate SZY01 chromosome 5, ASM2296580v1, whole genome shotgun sequence, a single window of DNA contains:
- the LOC140832282 gene encoding serine/threonine-protein kinase PBL34-like has protein sequence MEKQCGCWGNLKSSIRGSCKSSDSRNSASSIPRSSLVYDAATETRYLNASNREMCVPDEARYSSDNQDPPPLLIKKPPCQLLKFSFQELKAATGNFRPDSILGEGGFGYVFKGWIEENGTRPAKPGSGITVAVKNLKPDGLQGHREWVAEVHFLGQLHHFNLVKLIGYCIEDDQRLLVYEFMTRGSLENHLFRRTIPLPWSNRIKIALGAAKGLAFLHGGPEPVIYRDFKTSNILLDSDYNAKLSDFGLAKAGPQGDKTHVSTRVVGTYGYAAPEYVMTGHLTSKSDVYSLGVVLLEILTGRRSMDKKRPNGEQNLVTWARPYLSDKRKIYQLVDPRLELNYSIKGVQKVSQLAQNCLNRESKSRPSMDDVVKVLMQLQDLNDLAILSNHTRFSPVGRRKKRPDGMHQLINNQARSGRDSPHTHLYK, from the exons ATGGAGAAGCAGTGTGGGTGTTGGGGTAACCTGAAGAGCAGCATTAGAGGTTCTTGCAAAAGTTCCGATTCAAGAAACTCAGCTAGCAGTATCCCGCGGAGCAGTCTTGTTTATGATGCAG CTACAGAGACTCGGTACCTGAATGCCAGCAACCGGGAAATGTGTGTTCCGGACGAAGCAAGATATTCTTCTGATAATCAAGATCCCCCGCCATTACTTATAAAGAAGCCTCCATGCCAGCTTCTTAAGTTTAGTTTTCAAGAACTAAAGGCGGCTACTGGAAACTTTAGACCGGATAGTATACTAGGGGAGGGCGGATTCGGGTATGTTTTCAAAGGGTGGATTGAAGAGAATGGAACGAGACCGGCCAAGCCTggctcgggcattacagttgcAGTCAAGAACTTGAAGCCGGATGGGCTTCAAGGCCATAGAGAATGGGTG GCAGAGGTACACTTTCTTGGACAGCTTCACCATTTTAATTTGGTCAAGCTTATTGGATATTGCATTGAAGATGATCAAAGACTACttgtttatgaatttatgacTCGTGGAAGCCTCGAAAATCATCTCTTTAGAA GGACAATACCACTACCGTGGTCCAACAGGATCAAAATTGCACTTGGAGCAGCCAAAGGCTTAGCCTTCCTCCACGGGGGTCCAGAGCCTGTCATTTATCGTGACTTCAAGACATCCAACATTCTTCTGGACTCG GATTATAACGCAAAGCTCTCAGATTTTGGGTTAGCCAAAGCAGGCCCCCAAGGAGACAAAACTCATGTCTCGACCAGAGTTGTCGGAACATATGGTTATGCTGCTCCAGAATATGTAATGACAG GACACTTGACATCAAAGAGCGACGTTTACAGCTTAGGCGTCGTGCTCTTAGAAATTCTAACGGGTAGAAGGTCGATGGACAAGAAACGACCCAACGGGGAACAGAATCTTGTTACGTGGGCGCGACCATATTTATCTGACAAGAGAAAGATATATCAACTAGTCGATCCACGACTCGAGCTCAACTACTCGATCAAAGGGGTACAAAAGGTATCGCAGCTAGCTCAAAACTGCCTAAACAGGGAGTCGAAATCCAGGCCTTCCATGGACGATGTTGTGAAGGTTCTAATGCAACTTCAAGACCTTAATGATCTTGCCATACTATCGAACCACACTCGTTTTTCGCCAGTCGGGAGGCGTAAAAAGAGACCGGACGGAATGCATCAACTGATCAATAATCAAGCTAGGAGTGGAAGAGATTCCCCTCACACACACCTTTATAAGTAG